In Halalkalicoccus subterraneus, a genomic segment contains:
- a CDS encoding type II toxin-antitoxin system RatA family toxin, whose protein sequence is MDEVELSTVIYLPPEEVYDFLIDFPRYANYSEYLTGVRQHGDGSPGTRYDLRLAWWKLTYTARSEVTGVDPPTRIDWALVKDIDARGHWRVEAAPEEAPEGHETASRVWLRVEFDPESARGSAIDLPAFVSFGWVIGKLKPKVTKEAERVVRRIVADLEGEPRDVELEVHRTPDSV, encoded by the coding sequence GTGGACGAAGTCGAACTGAGCACGGTCATCTATCTGCCGCCCGAGGAGGTCTACGACTTCCTCATCGACTTCCCCCGGTACGCGAACTACTCCGAGTACCTCACCGGGGTTCGCCAGCACGGCGACGGGTCGCCGGGCACCCGGTACGACCTCCGGCTCGCGTGGTGGAAGCTCACCTATACGGCCCGCTCGGAGGTCACGGGCGTCGACCCGCCGACGCGGATCGACTGGGCGCTCGTCAAGGACATCGACGCCCGCGGGCACTGGCGCGTCGAGGCGGCCCCCGAGGAAGCGCCCGAGGGCCACGAGACGGCCTCGCGGGTGTGGCTGCGCGTGGAGTTCGACCCCGAGTCCGCCCGCGGCAGCGCGATCGACCTGCCCGCGTTCGTCTCCTTCGGCTGGGTGATCGGGAAGCTCAAACCGAAGGTCACCAAGGAGGCCGAACGGGTCGTCAGGCGGATCGTCGCGGATCTGGAGGGGGAACCGCGCGACGTGGAGTTGGAGGTCCATCGGACCCCCGACTCGGTATAA